The Cucurbita pepo subsp. pepo cultivar mu-cu-16 chromosome LG08, ASM280686v2, whole genome shotgun sequence genome contains a region encoding:
- the LOC111800435 gene encoding uncharacterized protein LOC111800435, giving the protein MQPEQAQQQQQLVVQNNPGSLSFSSHLSKEDEEISRSALSTFRAKEEEIERKKMEVREKVQVQLGRVEEETKRLACIREELEALADPMRKEVAQVRKRIDAVNKELKPLGHTCQKKEKEYKEALDAFNDKNKEKVQLITKLMELVSESERLRLKKLEELSKNIDTIR; this is encoded by the exons ATGCAGCCAGAACAAGCTCAACAGCAGCAGCAATTAGTGGTGCAGAACAACCCAGGAAGCTTAAGCTTCAGCAGCCATTTGTCgaaggaagatgaagagaTTTCGAGGTCGGCTCTGTCCACTTTCAGAGCTAAAGAAGAGGAGATCGAGCGGAAGAAGATGGAGGTTAGAGAGAAGGTTCAAGTTCAGTTAGGCCGCGTCGAAGAAGAAACCAAACGCCTCGCTTGCATTCGTGAG GAACTCGAGGCGCTTGCCGATCCGATGAGGAAGGAAGTGGCACAGGTTCGTAAAAGGATCGACGCGGTGAACAAGGAATTAAAGCCTCTGGGACATACCTGTCAAAAGAAG GAAAAAGAGTACAAGGAAGCCCTCGATGCCTTCAACGACAAGAACAAGGAAAAAGTTCAGCTCATCACCAAATTAATGGAG CTGGTGAGTGAAAGCGAGCGGTTGAGGCTGAAGAAGCTGGAGGAGCTGAGTAAGAACATAGATACGATTCGGTAA